The nucleotide sequence GAACGATGTCACTTACCTGATGCCTTTGCCCCAAACCGTGGGCGGGGATGGTCTGCTTAGACTTGAAAGTCCGGCTCGCGGGGGCGCTTTGCTTCCGGTGGCCATGGTCAATCAACTGCCAGTTTTGGCGATTGATCGCACTCGTCCGGAAGTGAACAGCACTCTGCGTGTGATGGCTGTTCGTATTGATCCGTGTTTCCCGCTTCCGACTCCACAATCATGTCAGCGTCAGATCCGTCTTGCGTGGCAGCCGATTGAAATGAACCGTCGCAATGAAGTTGAAACCGTCGATGCAGCCCTGCACAGCTTCTATGTTCTGCAGGACTGGGAGTTTGCGAATCTTTTGAAAGAGATCGACGCCTGGAAAGCCAGACACTCCGTGAACACCAAGTACATGCCTTTGCAGGTGCATCCGGCGTGGGCGGCAGAAAAAGATTCTTCTCCGGCACTGGCGGACTTCCAAAAGATTATTCTTAAATATGCCGGGGTTCAGAACTTCAGCCGGGTGACGGCGATGGTTCTGCGCGGTAACGGTGACATGTGGGCTTTTGCCGGGTTTGAACCTCGTAATAACAAACTGGAACTTTTGCCAATCCCACGTTTGAACCGTCTGTCCCAGTCCTTTATCAACATGGCGGTGCCGGCGGATCATTTCTCTGGCGGCGGGATTTCTCCGATTCCAAAGGGTGCAGACACTTTCAACAATATCGCTGCGGAATCCATCCGCATGGGTGAGGGCACCGAAGACACCATCCGCGAGGAAGTGCGTGCGGCTTTTCGCATCGAAAATCCCAAGTTCTTCAACCCGGAAAACATGGACTGCGTCAGCTGCCATGTGGCCCAGCCAGCCATTCACTGGGTTTTGAACAAACGTCCGGATTTACAGGTTGAAAAACTGTGGAGCCAGGAAATTTACGGCAATCCAAAATATGATCTGAAAAATACGAGTGTTGAGATCTGGAATACCCAGCAGATTCGGGCTTTGGGCTATTTCGGGAAGAACGTGGCCATCAGCCAGCGTGTGATTAATGAGTCCGCCGAGGTGGCGGACTTCATCAACAGAATTACTGCGCCAAAGTAAGAGGAATAAGGTCTACTGCGAAGCGGGCCTTGTCCTGATACTTGTACTCGATATCACCCGGAAGCAACACAGAGTTGTTCTCCGGATCGTAAGTCCAGCCACCATTGGCTTTATTCGGAATCACCTGACCGCGACCGGTGTTCAGTTGTTCCGGAGTTCCGTAACGAACGCGGATCTGCAAAGAGCCGTCAGCCGTTGCGCGTGGACGCTGGGTCAGGAAGATCTCTTTAGACAGAGTTTTTTTAGTGATGTCCGAACCGATGCGAGCCAGATCCTCACCAAATTTTTTGTTCACGATACCCACGATGTATTTGGATTTGATTGCGTCAGGGGCACCTTTGTCTTCGTTGGCGCGCACAATCAGCTCTTCCAGTTTCTCAGGGCCAAAACCAGTGCAAGTGCCGTTGTTTTTCGGCGTCTTCTGAGTCATGTCGAAGCACTGTTCGTTGTACTTATGGTGAATGCGCAAAGCCCAGTCTTTGTACTGATCAGAATCAGACGCTTTCACCAAAGCACCGTATACAGCCAATTTGTTGGCTTTGCCTTTTTTGAAATCCAGCAGAGTACGGGCCATTTGTTCCGGATTGATGCGGGATTGTTTGAATTCGTCAGCATCCGTCAGGAATACAACAACCAACTGGGCGTCTTCACGGAAGAAGCCTTCATTCACGCCACCACGGCCGGATTTTTCCAAAGCTGCGGTCAATGGAGCAAAGAATTCTTCATCTTCAGGACCGCCCTGGTCATACGGTGCAACACCTAAATCAAGAGTCGAAGCCAGCAGGTGCTTTTCCTTTTTGGTCACAAAACGTTTGTTGTAGTTCTGGGACTTGCCGTCTTTGATATGGCGAAGTTCACCAATACCGTATTTGTCTTTCTTCGTTTTCAGGAAACGGTCCGAGTTGTCCCACGTCGAGATCACGCCGATCTGATAGTCGATCATGGCGTTTTTGTTGATCCCGTTGGTGAAACGATCCAGATTGCGCACCAGATTTTCCTGGGCGGACTTCATGGATTCAGAGTTGTCAGTCACAAACAGAATGTCCACTTGCGGATTGAAATCCAGCTGGCTTTGGCCGCCGTCTTCCGTGATCCACTTGAATTCCTGCTGAGCCGGCATTTCATACTGCGGGATCTCAACTGGTGTTTCAGGGATTGGATCCTGCTGGGCCATAAGTGCCGGGGACTCAGGACTGCAGGCAGTGGCCAGCATCAATGCGGATGTATAAATGCAAAGAGCGATGATCTGTTTCACATTTTCCTCCTGATGTTCTGCGGGCAGGATTTGGCTGCCACGTCGTACTTATCAAGTTCATCAATCCATGGGCGACCGTCGTCCATGAACACCAGCTGATCTTCACCGGACTTTTTGAAATCGCCCTTGGAGTAAAGCTCCTGAGCCAGTTTCATGTCGGTGTGGATTCTTTGAATCGCTTCAACTTCAATCAGGTTCAGTTTCTGCACGATGCGGAAGTTTGCATCGGTTTCATCCTGCGCCAGTTTTTTCAGACGGGATTTCATCTTATCCAGGCTGTCCTGTTGAATTTTACTGACCTGGGACTGCAAAGTCGGGTGAGTGCCGCGGTTTTGCAGAACTTCCAGAGCTTTTTCAGCCACTTTAAAGCGCAGCATCTGTCCCTGAAGCTCGGTGTCTTTATAGTAAAGAACCGGAAGATCCAGAAGGGATTCTGCCACGTCAGAAGCTTTAACCGGGAAGCTTGTCACTTTGGTCAAAGCTTTAACAAAGGCCGCATTCATGCCGGTCTTGGAAAGGTTTTGAACTTCCAAAATACGGGCTTTTTGTCTTTCTTTGAAGATCTCATGAGTTTCAAAGACACCTTTGTAATCACAAATACGCAGCTGAGTCAGGGAGCGCAGGAAGTACGCTTCCGAGTTCACGACTTCACCAAACTGCGGGCTGACCAGAGTTTTAGTCTGAGCCAGGGCTTTTTCAGAATCGTTTTGGCGGAAGTAAGCCCAGCCTTTTTCTTCGACAGCCTGGAACCAGTAGTCGCTGCCTTTAGGGATCTGGTTGTAAAGCTTCAGGGATTCGTCAAAGTTGCCTTTGGCGAAAAGACCGCGGGCTTTTTTCATTGCGTCTTTGCTGGAGCAATCCACGCACTTTGGCAGAGCGTCTGTCTCCAGATTTTTGAAGTCCAGCATCTTCAGGGCTTCAGAGGAATTTTTGGCATCCAGGGCCGTCTCGAAAGATTTGCCCCAGTCCTTGATGGACAGCTTGTCAGCCGCACCTGCTACAGAAGCAGAGCTGACCAAGGCCATCATCAAAATGTTTTTCAGGAACAAATTGCCAGAGATCATAAAATCCATCCAAGTCCCAAAGAACCAGTCACAGTGTCCAGAGTTCTGGAGCCCGTCACGGGTTGATCTTTGTAAGTCTGGTATCTCATCTCTGCGCGAGCAGAAAGATTTTTGGTGATCCAGGCACCCACACCAGCACCCGCGGTCATCAAAGCCGTCGTGCCGCTGGAAAGAGTCATCTGACCGCCACCTGCCAGCAGGTAAAGGTCGAACTGAGTCACGCCCATATCAAGGAAGCTGGTTTTGCCATAGATCGGGTACCAATTCACAACTGCCAAAGCGGCATTTTCAGGATAGTCGATATCCACTGCGTAAGCGCGACCGCCAGCTTCGTAGTTCTTACGAGCTTGTTCGAACACACGTTTACCTTCATCAGTCAGGTTGTTGCCAAAGTCCATGTAGCGAACACCCAAAGACCAGCGTGGTGTGATGTGATAGTCCATCGCCAGGCTCAGGGATTGAGTTTTCACGTAAGAGTCACCACCGAAAGTGGAACCATAAGCCAAGCCGAACTCAACACGGTTTCTGCGCTCAACGATACGGTCTTGCACGATGCGAGTGCGAGTCTGGGATTTGATATTCTGAGCCATCTCTGCCAGCTCTTTGTTGCCACCCAAAGAATCAATGTCGTCAGCCAGTGTCGCTTTTTTAGCAGACGCTTTGCCTTGAGCCATTGCTGGAGAAGCCATAAATGTTGCAGCGATTACAGACAGGGAAAGCAGTTTAAGTGTTTTCATGACTATTGTGCTCCTGTGGGAGTTTGCGGGGCCGCAGGAGGAGTTGTTGGCTCCTGGGACACGAAACGGATCTTCAGCTTGTTCAGAGCTTCCGGAGTGGACAGACTGTTCGGGCTGTAAGCCTTAAAGCTCAGACGTACACGCAGGCCGTTGGCGTTGACCATGAATGAACCGTCTTTCGCCAATTGTGGTTGAACCGAGATATTCTTGGTGTCAAACACCAAAGAGAACTTCCATTTGGAATCACCCAGGTACTCGGGGTCTTTTTTGTTTTTGTCTGCAACAACGTGACGGGAACCATCCAGTTCCAGGAAGTCATTGCCCGTCGTGTAGCTAACACCGTCATAGCTGATCACCAGACGTGGCTTTTGAGCTGAACGACCGTCGATGCCCGGAACTTTCACTGTCACCGAGAATGGAATTTCCTGACCTTGCGCCACTTCCGAAGCCAAGCCATCGACTTTAAGGTCGGAAGGAGCTTCCTGGTTTTTGAACAGGAACAGATTCACTTCACGCTCGCGAACCAGACCTTTGAGTTTGTCTGCGTTCTGCTGGCTGGAAACAGAAGTGATTTCGGCCACCAGTTTCACGTTGAAGGTTTTCATGTTTTCATTGGAGGAAACGGTGTAAAGAGCCGGATTCCATTTCAACAGATAAAGATCTTTTTCAGCCTGGGATGCTGTCAGGGTTGCGCCTTCCGGAAGGTTTTTTGCCGTCAGGGAGATCTGCACACCCGGCACCAGAACGCGGGCATAAACTTTAAACACACCTTCCTGGCCTTCGTTGAAAGTCATCTGCGCATCAGGAGTGATGACGATGAATTTCTGGTCGATGGTGGATTCTTCTTTTACCACCACAACCGGTTTTTCAACGATCACGGTGTTGGTGATTTCACGGGGTTTGTCCTGGCCGTGAGTGATCACGTCCTTGGAATGCTTTCTCAAAGTATCCAGATCGAAAGCCTCACCTGTGGCAGTCTTTGATTCAGGAACCGGATTTTTATTCCAGTCACCGCAGCCAGACAGTACCAAAGTGACAGGGACAGCTAGAAGAGTGGTTTTAAGAAAGTTCATATTCTACCTCGCTTAGCGACTGCTTACGCGCATGAGTTCGAATGGATAAAGAACATCTACATTTACATTTCCAACCGGACGGGGGAACTGCCATGTTTTCATGCGTTGAAGCATGCAGTTTTCCACCATGCGGGATCCCAAAGAGGATTGCGCCACTTTGGCTGTGGTGATGCGACCTGCAGGGCCGATCACAAAGTCCACCGCCACACGACCACCGATGGATGGCTGGGCTTGCAGACCTTTTTCATAGCAATAAACGATTTGACCTCTGTTTTTGTTGATCACGGCGATGATCTGATCGCGATCCAGACCGCCTTCAACACTTGCTTCGTCATCCAAAGGCAGACTTACTGCGGAAGTGCCGCCGACCAAAGAGATCTTGCCGTTGCCAGCCCGGCCACCGCCGATGCCTGCTGTGCCGTAACCGCCAGCGCTGACAGCTTTGCCGCTGCCTTCACCTGCAGAACCGGCAATAAGACCATTGCCTGGCATATAACCTTTGATACCACCGCGACCTGCAGAACCGACACCACCACCGCCGCTGCCAACGCCGGCAGAACGAATGGCTTTCATGGAGTTGTTATCAAGACCCTCGTAACCACGAGTGCCCTTTGGAGTTCCACCCAAAGCAGCCAAGGCGCCGAAACGGGAAACGTCTTTGGCCTTCGCCGTGTTTACTTTGTAAGGTTTGGTTTTCAATTTCGCCTGAGCTTTCGGGCGATAGACTTTGTTGGTCTGTTTGATTTTCTTCTGGGAAACCTGAACGTGCTGGCGAGGTTCCGCTTTTTGAACTGGTTTTTCCTGTGGAAGTTCAATGGTCACCAGCATTGGTTCTTCCGCTTTGGTGAAATAGGACGCCCAGATCCAGGCGCCCATCATCAGGCTCAGCACCGCTGCCAGGTGAGCCAGTGAGGTTTTCTTGAGCATGATTTTAAGTTGTTCATCGTCTTGTTCATCTGCCAGCTGGTAAGTCGGGCTGTTTTGAGCAGAGGCGTCTGCCAAGCGCAGACGGCCCAGGCCTTCAAGCGCCACGCCCTGGTCACCCATCTGGGAAAGATCCACGGTTTGCAGCAGACGGTATTCAATGTCGTTGGAGTCAAGGGACTGCAGGTTGGAAACAGCCTCAATGCGACGGCTGTTTTTCAGGTAAACGATGTTCAGCGATTCGGAGTCCACAGCAAAGGTGCGGACTTTTTGTCCTAACCTGTTTTCGAGAATTAACAACTTTGCAGTACTCATATTTACGTCCTAGTTTCTTTTCTCGTCTTGGTCGATTTTGTCATCGAACCGGTTTCGGCCACCCAGGAGATCTTCAAGAAGCTTGTCGTTCTCTACGGTGGCTTTCGTATTCAGTGAGCTCTGGTACTTACCTCTGAGCGCACTGCCATCAAATTTGAACGAGGTGCCGAGTTTGGGCCTGTGGCTTTGCTCTTTTTTCACCTTATTCGATCCCGTCGCTTTTTGAGACGCCAGGGAAGGTACCGCTAGTAGACTAAGCAAAAGGGGGGCCACAACAATCAGGGATTTCATAGGCTCTTTCCTCTCTGAATTTGATTTAAACGGGCTTCCAGGTAGGACGGCATCAGAGGGTGGCCCATTTTTGTCTCTAGGTACTTCAGGTTTTCCAAATCACGCACATTGGATGGGTTTTCAGACACGGATTTACGTGCAGAAACCAGGTCACGGCTAGAGAAGGAAGAAGAACCCAAAGCATCAGACACGGCAGTTTTCATACGGCCACGGCCTGGAAGGTCTTCCAGAATCTGCATTTCACGCAGAAGCAGCTTCTGGATTTCAGGGCGGGCGTTTTTGTATTCGGAAGCCAGTTGACCCAAAGCTGGGGACTGAGCCCACAGTTCATCCATCTTCTGCTTCGCTGTGCGAGCCTTCAGCAGGTACGGCTTAGAGCGGCCTTTCAGCAGGTCCACATACTGACGCTGTTCTGCCGGGCTCAAACCTTTTGGCATTGGCAAAGAAGCAAGGTCTTTCACCAGACGTTCATTTTCAGATGCCACGATGTTCAGCGTGATCAACTGAGCCGTGATGTCTTTCAGTGCCAAAGATTCCTTCAGCAAGCCATCTGCTTTTGCTGTCAGGCTCATGCGTTCTTGAATGGATTTTTGCACAGTGCGGTCGTTCTTGCCGTTCAGCTGATGGGAAGCAATCTTCGGATGGAAAATAGCCACCTTGTTATAGAAATCTTGCTTTTGGAAGAACTGCGCTGCAGATTTGCGACGAAGCTCTTTCATTTCAAATACGGATTTCAAACCGGATTTGTCCATTGTGCGGGCATAAACCAGCAACGCTGTTTCATTCAGCAAATCCGGTTTTTGTTTCAATTCAGGAGCTTGAGCTTTCAGCTCTTTCACCGGATTTGAAGACAACAACACCAGACGGGATCTCATGATCAGGGAACGCTCACCTTTAAGACCGGCTTTCAAAGCGGCCTTGTAGTGTCTTTCCGGATTCATTTCAGCCAAGTCAGCCAGGGTGCCCAGACGGAACTCGCGGTCTTTTTCAGACACTTTCGAGCTACGAACCTGAGAAGCCATGCGGTAAGCGTTTTTGAAATCCAGATGCTTTTCATAGTGAGCGGCCAGTTGTTCGCGCAGCTCATCTTTTTTCAAGTCAGAAACTTCGTTCATGGCAATCAAAGCCAGGACGGACTGCACATAGATACTGTCTTCACCGGTTTTCTGAGCCAGAACGCTGGCATTGGTATAGAACAGAACCTTTTCAGTGGGTTTTGCTGTCGCCACGTCCGTGCTCATCACTTTCTTCAGGGCTTTTTTCATGTCTGAAGAAGATGATTTTGGATTGTTGGCAACAGAAGCCACTTCGTTCATCAGAGATTTACGAGCCAGTGCTTCAAACTCTGCACGGTGAGCCGGGAAAATCTTTGCATAGTCCCAAGCCCATTTTTGCAGGGTCTCTTCGTTCTTCAGCTGAGCCGCTGAATCTAAAGAAAGGTCGGCGGCTTTTTTGCGAAGATCCGCTGAACCCTTTTTATCTTCAGTCAGGTCGTTGAAGGCCACAGCGGCCTCTTTCAGCTGTTTCTGCTGATAGCTCAGGTAAGCCAGCTGGTAACGAACCTCAAAAGATTTTGCATCGTTGTCAGAATACTTCAGATAGTGAAGATAAGCTTCACGACGCAGATTCAGATCCTGGGACTTTTCCGCTGCGGAAACTTCATTGTTCAAAGCCTCTTCGCGCTCTTTTGCAGAGAACTTGCGGCTTTCGCTGATGCTGCGATAGATCTGGATCGCCAGAGGATATTTCTTCATGTCCATCGCGATTTGAGAACCACGGTTGGCCATTTCGATGTCCGTCGGGAAGGTCTTGTTATAGATAACGTAAGCGTTCAGCAGATCCTGATCCGGATTCAGCTTTTTCAGACGGTGAAGCTCTGTTACATAACGCTTCATCGTTTTTTGCAGTTCTTCACACTTGGATTCATCATCACAATCGGTGTTTTTGAAGGCCGCGGCCGCTTTGGCGAAGTCTTGCGTGGACTGCGTGGTCTGACCACGGTCATAGTTCACTTGTGCCATGCGAACAAACGCAGACAGACGCTCTGATTTAGTCAGATCGGGCTGTTCCAGGTAGCGGTTCAGGATTTTATGCGCCGCTTGTTTTTGTCCCAGACGGTCGGCTTCACCAGCAAAATGGAACAGAAGTTCCTTGCGGTTTTGCGCCGGAGCGAGCGTTTCAAACTGGGCGATTTCCCTGTCATTGATGTTTTTGCGGGAATAGAAAGTGGCCAGATCACGCATGATATCGGCATGGAAAACAGGGTCGTACTTGGAACCTTCTTCCGTGTCGCGGGTGATCAGGTGTTTGTTCTTAAGAAGCGTTTCCAGAATTGTGATTGCAGAGGAAAGTTTGTCCTCGTTGAAATCACACCAAGCCATGTTGTAAGTCACCAGGGCGCGGTTTTCCAGTTTGTCGTCTTTAAGTGCGATTACATAGTGATAACGGGCATCTCTGAACTTGTTCTTTTGGAACAACAGATCACCCAGTGAGGCGTGGGAGCGGGAAACAATCGCCGGATTGATTTTTTTGGCTTTGGCTTCCTTGATGATTTGTTCAAACAGACGAATCGCATTGTCGTTCTGACCGGCCATTTCGTACAAATGCGCCAGTTGGAACAGGATAGGACCGTGTTCGTTCAGGCTGACCTGACGAAGCAGATCTTCGTAAATGCCAATGGCCTTCTGACGGTCGGCTTTAGAGCCTTTGCAGCCGTCACAGTTGGCTTCAACTTCCAGCATGAAGCGGTCACGGGCACGTTCTGCCAGCAAATCGGCCAGACGCTGCTGAGTCGGAACCCAGGATGGATCTTCCTTGCCAATGGCTGACAGGACCCGTTCCATTTTCTGGATAACCAGATCCTGCGTTCCGGCGTTCATCTTTTCTGCATTTGCCAGACGAACGTTCAAAGCGCCAACAAGGACAACACTGAGAAGGGTGATTCGTCTTAGATTTTTCATTGTCCTGGCACCACTGCAAATTTAAGTTTTTCGATTCCGGCCAGGGATCCCGCTTTCAGCAAAGGATCCAGGTCTGCGTATCTCATTTCGGTGTCGGCCTGAACCATCAGTTCAAGGTCTTTTTCCTGGGCGTTCTTTTTCAATTCCGCCAGTTTCTTTGTCAGATCATTGGCAGCAATCTTTTTGTCATCCAGGAAGTAGTTGCCCTTTTCAATGCGCAGAATCGGGGTCACCTTTTCCACACTTTGACTGTGATGAGCCGTTGGCAGATTCAGCTGATTTGGAATTTCAGTCTCCATACCGCTGTTCTGAGTACCGATCAGCAGATAGATCACGATGATGGAAAAGGCGTCGATCAGCGAGGTCAGTGGCAGGGCAATTGCCAGCTCACGACCCACGCCGCGTTTCTTTTTACCACCACTCAATGCCAGAGCTTCTGTCATCGGAGATCGTTTAGGAGATGTTTCCAGGAAAGTCTTAACCATAAAATCCTACCCCAGCGGGGACAAGCCCACGCCTTCAAAGGCACTTTGTTTCAGGCGGTCCATCACGCGAATCACATCACCATAGGATGTGTTCGCTTCCGGGCGCACAACACTTGTTTTAAGGTCCGGCCATTGAGTGCGAAGATCCTTCAGCTTTCCTTCCAGCATTTCCCAATTCACTCCTTTGGAGGATCGGGCAATACGGGATTCAAGAACTTTAGCCTGAGGAAGATCACGCAAAGAGAGCTGAACGCCACCGTCAGCAGCCATCGTCACCCACAGGGAAGGGGGATTCTTGGCGCCGGCTGTGGAGTTGTCTCCAATAGCCTGCTTGGTATCCAGAGTCCCGATCTGAACCCACACCGCAGTCAGAAGCAGAAAGCAGATCATGACTGAAAGGATGTCCAGAATGGGAAGGATATTGATTTCGAAGTTCAACTCTTTGTTACTCATACCAGGGATCTTTCTTTTTTGTCAGAAACCGGTGCGTAGTGGAAACCCAGCTGGATGAACAGATTCAAAGCCGCTTTGTTCAGGTCTTCGTTCAGACGGGAAGCGCGGTTTTGAAGAACGGCATACATGATCAAAGCAGGAACTGCCACGATCAGACCGTAAGCTGTCGTATTCATCGCCAAAGAGATACCGTTGGAAAGAATCGCCGCTTTTTCAACCGGGTTCGCATTCGCGATACCAGCAAAAGAATGAATCAGACCGGTGATGGTACCCAACAGACCCACCAGGGTCGCAACGTTGGCGAACATCGCCAGGAAGCCGATGCGTTTTTCAACGCGTGTGTTTTCCTCAAGAAGGATTTCATC is from Bdellovibrio bacteriovorus str. Tiberius and encodes:
- a CDS encoding outer membrane beta-barrel domain-containing protein — encoded protein: MKTLKLLSLSVIAATFMASPAMAQGKASAKKATLADDIDSLGGNKELAEMAQNIKSQTRTRIVQDRIVERRNRVEFGLAYGSTFGGDSYVKTQSLSLAMDYHITPRWSLGVRYMDFGNNLTDEGKRVFEQARKNYEAGGRAYAVDIDYPENAALAVVNWYPIYGKTSFLDMGVTQFDLYLLAGGGQMTLSSGTTALMTAGAGVGAWITKNLSARAEMRYQTYKDQPVTGSRTLDTVTGSLGLGWIL
- a CDS encoding AgmX/PglI C-terminal domain-containing protein — encoded protein: MSTAKLLILENRLGQKVRTFAVDSESLNIVYLKNSRRIEAVSNLQSLDSNDIEYRLLQTVDLSQMGDQGVALEGLGRLRLADASAQNSPTYQLADEQDDEQLKIMLKKTSLAHLAAVLSLMMGAWIWASYFTKAEEPMLVTIELPQEKPVQKAEPRQHVQVSQKKIKQTNKVYRPKAQAKLKTKPYKVNTAKAKDVSRFGALAALGGTPKGTRGYEGLDNNSMKAIRSAGVGSGGGGVGSAGRGGIKGYMPGNGLIAGSAGEGSGKAVSAGGYGTAGIGGGRAGNGKISLVGGTSAVSLPLDDEASVEGGLDRDQIIAVINKNRGQIVYCYEKGLQAQPSIGGRVAVDFVIGPAGRITTAKVAQSSLGSRMVENCMLQRMKTWQFPRPVGNVNVDVLYPFELMRVSSR
- a CDS encoding tetratricopeptide repeat protein, with product MKNLRRITLLSVVLVGALNVRLANAEKMNAGTQDLVIQKMERVLSAIGKEDPSWVPTQQRLADLLAERARDRFMLEVEANCDGCKGSKADRQKAIGIYEDLLRQVSLNEHGPILFQLAHLYEMAGQNDNAIRLFEQIIKEAKAKKINPAIVSRSHASLGDLLFQKNKFRDARYHYVIALKDDKLENRALVTYNMAWCDFNEDKLSSAITILETLLKNKHLITRDTEEGSKYDPVFHADIMRDLATFYSRKNINDREIAQFETLAPAQNRKELLFHFAGEADRLGQKQAAHKILNRYLEQPDLTKSERLSAFVRMAQVNYDRGQTTQSTQDFAKAAAAFKNTDCDDESKCEELQKTMKRYVTELHRLKKLNPDQDLLNAYVIYNKTFPTDIEMANRGSQIAMDMKKYPLAIQIYRSISESRKFSAKEREEALNNEVSAAEKSQDLNLRREAYLHYLKYSDNDAKSFEVRYQLAYLSYQQKQLKEAAVAFNDLTEDKKGSADLRKKAADLSLDSAAQLKNEETLQKWAWDYAKIFPAHRAEFEALARKSLMNEVASVANNPKSSSSDMKKALKKVMSTDVATAKPTEKVLFYTNASVLAQKTGEDSIYVQSVLALIAMNEVSDLKKDELREQLAAHYEKHLDFKNAYRMASQVRSSKVSEKDREFRLGTLADLAEMNPERHYKAALKAGLKGERSLIMRSRLVLLSSNPVKELKAQAPELKQKPDLLNETALLVYARTMDKSGLKSVFEMKELRRKSAAQFFQKQDFYNKVAIFHPKIASHQLNGKNDRTVQKSIQERMSLTAKADGLLKESLALKDITAQLITLNIVASENERLVKDLASLPMPKGLSPAEQRQYVDLLKGRSKPYLLKARTAKQKMDELWAQSPALGQLASEYKNARPEIQKLLLREMQILEDLPGRGRMKTAVSDALGSSSFSSRDLVSARKSVSENPSNVRDLENLKYLETKMGHPLMPSYLEARLNQIQRGKSL
- a CDS encoding ExbD/TolR family protein; the protein is MVKTFLETSPKRSPMTEALALSGGKKKRGVGRELAIALPLTSLIDAFSIIVIYLLIGTQNSGMETEIPNQLNLPTAHHSQSVEKVTPILRIEKGNYFLDDKKIAANDLTKKLAELKKNAQEKDLELMVQADTEMRYADLDPLLKAGSLAGIEKLKFAVVPGQ
- a CDS encoding ExbD/TolR family protein, with the translated sequence MSNKELNFEINILPILDILSVMICFLLLTAVWVQIGTLDTKQAIGDNSTAGAKNPPSLWVTMAADGGVQLSLRDLPQAKVLESRIARSSKGVNWEMLEGKLKDLRTQWPDLKTSVVRPEANTSYGDVIRVMDRLKQSAFEGVGLSPLG
- a CDS encoding MotA/TolQ/ExbB proton channel family protein; amino-acid sequence: MEFLLSLGRAFTSSDAFWMWAILAAQVVSVAIIAERSIALFVNRKVNQKDLSKTIAEDIKNGNLDKALRRSLQMSAKEPLGVVASAGIQAAIDMGGKEEIQLKMDEILLEENTRVEKRIGFLAMFANVATLVGLLGTITGLIHSFAGIANANPVEKAAILSNGISLAMNTTAYGLIVAVPALIMYAVLQNRASRLNEDLNKAALNLFIQLGFHYAPVSDKKERSLV